Within Pseudomonas cichorii, the genomic segment TTCGGCGCTTTTCTGGCAATCGACCAGCGCCACGTTGGGCGCAACCGCCACCAGATAACCCAGGCCTTCGCCCAGCATCTGTGCTTCGAGATTGGCGCCGTTGCGGCCATAGACATTGGCCAGCGTACGACCGTAATGGTCCTGTGCCTGCTCACCGACCCGCAGACTGACCTGACCACCGCTTTCATCCACCAGCGCCTGCAGGCGGCGCTGGGCGGCCACGGCAAAAGGCTCGGCGGACTGGCCGTTCTTGCCGGTTTCGGGGGTATTGAGGCCGATCATCCGCACATTGCGTCCGTCGGCAAGCCGCAAGGTGTCGCCATCCACCACCCGTTGCACCTGGGCGACCGGGAGCCCTTGAGGTGCAGGGCAGAAAGCCTGGGCACCGGATGACCATATCGCGGCCATAAAAAAGGCACCCACGAGGGGTGCCTTTTCAAGCTGCCTGGAGTAGCGCAAAAGCCAGCCCAGAGCGGCCAACATTACTTGGCTTTGGTTGCGCCGAACGCACCGAAACGCGACTTGAACTTGTCGACACGGCCGCCAACGTCCAGAGTCTTCTGCTTACCAGTGTAGAACGGGTGGCACTCGTTGCAAACGTCCAGGCTCAGAGGCTGGGCGAGAGTCGAACGGGTTTTGATGACATTGCCGCAGCTGCAAGTAGCGTCAATGGCTTCGTAAACTGGATGGATATCAGCTTTCATGGATACTTCCTCGGTCTAGCGAGCCGCCACCCAACACTATTGTTGAATACCGCACGCAATTAGGCGGCGTATATTACCAGACAATCCGTCTGACGCAAGCGAACCTTTAAACCGGTCGTCTGCTAAGATCGCCCCTCTTTCCTCATCCACCACAGGAAGCATCGCTTGCCAAACGCCATCCTGCGCCTGGCCCTGCCCTCGCCGCTTCGCCGCCTGTTCGACTACCGCGCACCCGCCGGAGTCTCGCGCAGCGCCTTGCAGCCCGGCATGCGTCTGCGGGTGCCGTTCGGCCGACGGGAAATGATCGGCATTCTGGTGGAAGTGGTCGATCACAGCGAAGTCCCCGACGAAAAACTCAAGCCAGCCATCGCACTGCTCGACAGTCAGACACCCATGCCTGCGTCACTGTTCAAGCTGTGCCTGTGGACGTCCCAGTATTATCAGCACAGCCTGGGCGACACCCTGAGCTGGGCGCTGCCGGTTCTGTTGCGCCAGGGCGAACTGGCCGAAACACGCCAGGAACGCTTCTGGCACGTTACACCCGGCGCAAGTGTCGACGACCCGCGCATCGCCCGCGCACCCAAGCAGCGCGAAGCCCTGACCACACTGGCGCAGCACCCCCATGGCGTGGCGCATCAGTTGCTCAGCAAACTGATGCTTAACAAGGAAAGCCTCAATCTGCTGCTGGCCAAAGGGCTGGTAGAAGTCGAAGTGCGCAGCCATGCCCCTGCTGCGCGCCATGAACACTGGCTGGCGCAGCCGGAACTGCCGCTCAACAGCGAACAGCGCGCTGCCAGCGAAGCGATTCGTGCCGGTTTCGGCAGTTTTCATGCCTTCCTGCTGGCGGGCGTTACCGGCAGCGGCAAGACCGAAGTCTATCTGCAGTTGATCCGCGAAACCCTGGAGGCCGGCAAACAGGCGCTGGTGCTGATCCCGGAAATCAATCTCGGGCCACAGACTCTGGCGCGCTTCGAGCAACGCTTCAATGCCCGGATCGCCCTGTTGCACTCGGCCGTCAATGACCGCGAACGACTGGACGCCTGGCTGGCGGCCCGGGATGGCGAGGCCGACATCATCATCGGCACCCGTTCGGCGCTGTTCACCCCGATGAAAAATCCGGGGCTGATCATCATCGACGAAGAACACGACGGCTCCTATAAACAGCAGGAAGGCCTGCGCTATCACGCCCGGGATCTGGCGCTGGTCCGTGCGCGACAGGAAAACATCCCGATTGTACTGGGCTCGGCCACGCCTTCACTGGAAAGCCTGCACAACGCCTATACCGGTCGTTATGGCCTGCTGCGCCTGAACCAGCGGGCTGGCGGCGCGCAACAGCCACGCTTTCTGCGTCTGGACGTGAAAAGCCGCCCGCTGGACAGCGGCATTTCCGGGCCGATGCAGCAAGCCATCGGCCAGACCCTCGCGGCGGGCCAGCAAGTGCTGGTTTTCCTCAACCGTCGCGGCTTTGCGCCAACCTTGCTGTGCCACGATTGCGGCTGGCTGTCGGGCTGCCAGCGCTGCGATGCACGCATGACTGTCCATCAGCGTTCCGGCGAGCTGCGCTGCCACCATTGCGGGCATGTGGAGCGTGTACCGCGCCAGTGCCCTT encodes:
- a CDS encoding thermonuclease family protein codes for the protein MRYSRQLEKAPLVGAFFMAAIWSSGAQAFCPAPQGLPVAQVQRVVDGDTLRLADGRNVRMIGLNTPETGKNGQSAEPFAVAAQRRLQALVDESGGQVSLRVGEQAQDHYGRTLANVYGRNGANLEAQMLGEGLGYLVAVAPNVALVDCQKSAELKARQAGLGVWRNAQVQPAGQIDKGGFALVSGQVQGVQRNRGGIWIELSDSVVLRIAPKQIPLFDSSLLDRLKGKQIEARGWVVDRSRRGGLESGQARWMMPITHPVMLSLSSR
- the rpmE gene encoding 50S ribosomal protein L31, whose product is MKADIHPVYEAIDATCSCGNVIKTRSTLAQPLSLDVCNECHPFYTGKQKTLDVGGRVDKFKSRFGAFGATKAK
- a CDS encoding primosomal protein N', with amino-acid sequence MPNAILRLALPSPLRRLFDYRAPAGVSRSALQPGMRLRVPFGRREMIGILVEVVDHSEVPDEKLKPAIALLDSQTPMPASLFKLCLWTSQYYQHSLGDTLSWALPVLLRQGELAETRQERFWHVTPGASVDDPRIARAPKQREALTTLAQHPHGVAHQLLSKLMLNKESLNLLLAKGLVEVEVRSHAPAARHEHWLAQPELPLNSEQRAASEAIRAGFGSFHAFLLAGVTGSGKTEVYLQLIRETLEAGKQALVLIPEINLGPQTLARFEQRFNARIALLHSAVNDRERLDAWLAARDGEADIIIGTRSALFTPMKNPGLIIIDEEHDGSYKQQEGLRYHARDLALVRARQENIPIVLGSATPSLESLHNAYTGRYGLLRLNQRAGGAQQPRFLRLDVKSRPLDSGISGPMQQAIGQTLAAGQQVLVFLNRRGFAPTLLCHDCGWLSGCQRCDARMTVHQRSGELRCHHCGHVERVPRQCPSCGKVDLRPVGAGTERAEERLAILFPDFPVLRVDRDSTSRKDAMNQLFATIQRGQPCILVGTQMLAKGHHFPRVTLVSILDADGGLFSGDFRASERMAQLIVQVAGRAGRAEEPGKVIIQTHLADHPLLIQLTEQGYFAFAEQALSERRAAGLPPFSHLALLRAEAHKPGQAEEFLDQACAEAEQLLAQMNLSGVELLGPVPAPMERRAGRYRAQLLVQANARAPLHRMLSTWLLMLEQMPSGRQVRWSLDVDPVDLY